A window of the Ostrea edulis chromosome 1, xbOstEdul1.1, whole genome shotgun sequence genome harbors these coding sequences:
- the LOC125664554 gene encoding uncharacterized protein LOC125664554, translating to MNSFVFLCIAFVAGEKRLLLNDPSLLQTKLDALETKFMDLMTKYTSQESVINELKSKNNDQDRVINDLRGKLDNSVQGGATFVRWGKTSCPSNTTDQIYSGFIGGSNYHSSGGAAEYVCLTPDPDFTSISSRKFRRHVVGVNYIFCWPAECLVVVGT from the exons ATGAATTCGTTTGTTTTCCTTTGTATTGCTTTCGTAGCTGGAGAAAAAAGACTTCTTTTGAATGATCCGTCTTTGCTACAGACTAAACTGGACGCCCTGGAAACCAAATTTATGGACCTCATGACAAAGTACACTTCACAGGAATCGGTGATCAATGAACTCAAGTCTAAAAACAATGACCAGGATAGAGTGATCAATGACCTAAGGGGAAAACTTGATAACTCGGTACAAG GTGGTGCGACGTTTGTTCGTTGGGGTAAAACGTCTTGTCCTTCGAACACAACGGATCAAATATATTCAG GTTTCATCGGTGGTTCAAATTACCACAGCAGTGGTGGAGCGGCTGAGTATGTTTGCCTTACTCCAGATCCGGATTTTACATCAATCAGTTCAAGAAAATTCCGTAGACATGTAGTTGGTGTCAATTACATCTTCTGTTGGCCCGCGGAATGTCTGGTAGTAGTCGGGACGtga
- the LOC125664560 gene encoding uncharacterized protein LOC125664560, which produces MFCMECGVKLDSKSNFCANCGTKCTKVPLASQETDPGTEVFASDVEETLSQGAKESLAKLKEKYGFGHVGRKSKLGSKKRNCEIKELLIHVMDKNKKALKRAFPGEGGFTGCVKISTNPGQSTRDWMTSLREHFKGSIEFVPYVMGRSGLQRMNEDATLLELESMKVPKKPLKVYTMTKGKGTSQKVLWFWSKFH; this is translated from the exons ATGTTTTGTATGGAATGTGGTGTGAAGCTTGACTCAAAGTCAAACTTTTGTGCTAATTGTGGTACAAAATGTACCAAGGTACCTTTGGCCTCTCAAGAAACAGATCCTG GTACTGAAGTTTTCGCATCTGATGTTGAGGAAACTTTGTCCCAAG GTGCAAAAGAAAGCTTAGCAAAACTGAAGGAGAAGTATGGTTTTGGGCATGTTGGAAGAAAATCGAAACTGGGGTCCAAAAAGagaaattgtgaaataaaa GAATTGTTAATCCATGTTATGGATAAAAACAAGAAAGCTCTTAAAAGAGCTTTTCCCGGTGAAGGGGGTTTTACGGGATGTGTGAAGATCTCGACTAACCCTGGGCAAAGTACTCGGGACTGGATGACATCCCTGAGAGAACATTTTAAAGGGAGTATAGAGTTTGTTCCCTATGTGATGGGGAGAAGTGGATTACAACGAATGAATGAGGATGCTACGTTATTGGAACTTGAGAGTATGAAAGTGCCAAAGAAACCTTTGAAGGTTTATACCATGACCAAGGGAAAAGGTACCTCTCAGAAAGTTCTTTGGTTTTGGTCAAAATTCCATTAA
- the LOC125664272 gene encoding short-chain collagen C4-like encodes MNSFLFLFIAFPIISIGAGEKRLLLNDPALLQTKLDTLETKFMDLMTKYTSQESVINELKSKINDLSGKLDNSVQGGATFVRWGKTSCPSNTTDQIYSGFIGGSNYHSVGGAAEYVCLTPDPDFTLTNSAKFHYMHGGEYDSPQAGLEHGEDAPCTVCRSKMDVSTLMIPGRSTCYPGWTRQYHGYLAAGHETVPSATQFICIDEHPDTLYGGQGGTMDGRIISGVKARCGSLQCPPYHDEKELTCVVCTK; translated from the exons ATGAATTCGtttcttttcctttttattGCTTTCCCGATAATTTCTATCGGAGCTGGAGAAAAAAGACTTCTTTTGAATGATCCCGCTTTGCTACAGACGAAACTGGACACTTTGGAAACCAAATTTATGGACCTCATGACAAAATACACTTCCCAGGAATCGGTGATCAACGAACTTAAGTCAAAAATCAATGATCTGAGTGGAAAACTTGATAATTCAGTACAAG GTGGTGCGACGTTTGTTCGTTGGGGTAAAACGTCTTGTCCTTCGAACACAACAGATCAAATATATTCAG GTTTTATAGGTGGTTCAAATTACCACAGTGTTGGTGGGGCAGCTGAATATGTATGCCTTACTCCAGATCCGGATTTTACATTAACCAATTCAGCAAAATTCCATTACATGCATGGTGGGGAGTATGACAGCCCTCAAGCGGGACTAGAACATGGCGAAGACGCCCCATGTACTGTCTGTCGTAGTAAAATGGATGTGAGTACTTTGATGATTCCTGGGAGAAGCACGTGTTATCCTGGCTGGACAAGGCAATACCATGGATACCTTGCAGCCGGTCATGAGACTGTGCCTTCAGCAACGCAGTTTATCTGCATAGACGAACACCCAGACACTCTATACGGTGGTCAAGGCGGAACGATGGATGGTAGAATAATATCTGGAGTCAAAGCAAGATGTGGTTCTTTGCAATGTCCACCATATCACGATGAAAAGGAACTAACATGTGTTGTTTGTACGAAGTAA